The Hyphomicrobiales bacterium genome has a window encoding:
- the pyk gene encoding Pyruvate kinase has product MKRERRIKIIATLGPASSTEEMCAKLFEAGVDVFRINMSHTQRETLADKVAMLRGLEGRFHRPVGILADLQGPKLRVGQFGGDGGAMLEKGARFILDSNPAPGDAKRVHLPHPEILSALEPGHNLILDDGKLRLVVEKASPKEAVTKVLVGGRLSSRKGVSLPDTTIAVSAMTEKDRADAEVAAEVGVDWIALSFVQRPEDMAELRKIVQGRALALAKIEKPQAVTRLAEIIDASDAIMVARGDLGVEMPLEKVPGTQKRIIRMARGKGKPVVVATQMLESMITSPVPTRAEVSDVATAVFDGADAVMLSAESAAGQYPVEAVAMMNRIAEEVENDPVYRSILESQRNEPEATGADAIAKAAHEIAETLNLKAVCAWTSSGSTAFRIARERPNSTVIALTPNRATARRLTLVWGVHAIVTKDASDADDMAFRACKFAVREHYARLGDRIIVVAGVPFGTPGATNMVRIAFVAQEHVAKA; this is encoded by the coding sequence ATGAAGCGTGAACGCCGGATCAAGATCATCGCCACCCTCGGCCCAGCCTCTTCGACCGAGGAGATGTGCGCGAAGCTGTTCGAGGCCGGCGTCGATGTCTTCCGCATCAACATGAGCCATACCCAGCGCGAAACGCTGGCCGACAAGGTCGCGATGCTGCGCGGGCTGGAGGGCAGGTTCCATCGCCCCGTCGGCATCCTGGCCGACCTGCAGGGGCCGAAGCTGCGCGTCGGTCAATTCGGCGGCGACGGCGGCGCGATGCTGGAGAAGGGCGCGCGCTTCATCCTGGATTCCAATCCCGCTCCCGGCGACGCCAAGCGCGTCCACCTGCCCCATCCGGAGATCCTGAGCGCGCTGGAACCGGGCCATAACCTCATCCTCGACGACGGCAAGCTGCGCCTCGTCGTCGAGAAGGCGTCGCCCAAGGAGGCCGTGACCAAGGTGCTGGTCGGCGGCCGCCTCTCCTCGCGCAAGGGCGTCAGCCTGCCCGACACCACCATCGCCGTCTCGGCCATGACCGAGAAGGACCGCGCCGATGCCGAAGTCGCGGCCGAGGTCGGCGTCGACTGGATCGCGCTGTCCTTCGTGCAGCGGCCGGAGGACATGGCCGAATTGCGCAAGATCGTGCAGGGCCGGGCGCTGGCGCTCGCCAAGATCGAGAAGCCGCAGGCCGTCACCCGGCTCGCGGAGATCATCGATGCCTCCGACGCGATCATGGTGGCGCGCGGCGACCTGGGTGTCGAGATGCCGCTGGAGAAGGTGCCGGGCACGCAGAAGCGCATCATCCGCATGGCGCGCGGCAAGGGCAAGCCGGTCGTGGTCGCCACCCAGATGCTGGAAAGCATGATCACCAGCCCGGTGCCGACCCGGGCCGAGGTTTCAGACGTCGCGACCGCCGTCTTCGACGGCGCGGACGCCGTGATGCTCTCGGCCGAAAGCGCCGCCGGCCAGTATCCCGTCGAGGCGGTGGCAATGATGAATCGCATCGCCGAGGAGGTCGAGAACGACCCGGTCTACCGCTCGATCCTCGAATCGCAGCGCAACGAGCCCGAGGCGACCGGCGCCGACGCCATCGCCAAGGCCGCCCACGAGATCGCCGAGACACTGAATCTCAAGGCGGTCTGCGCCTGGACCTCCTCCGGCTCGACGGCCTTCCGCATCGCCCGCGAGCGCCCGAACTCCACGGTCATCGCCCTGACGCCGAACCGCGCCACCGCGCGGCGCCTGACCCTGGTCTGGGGCGTGCACGCCATCGTCACCAAGGACGCCAGCGACGCCGACGACATGGCTTTCCGCGCCTGCAAATTCGCTGTTCGCGAGCATTACGCCCGGCTCGGGGACCGGATCATTGTCGTCGCCGGTGTACCCTTCGGGACGCCGGGCGCGACCAACATGGTCCGCATCGCCTTCGTCGCGCAGGAGCATGTGGCCAAGGCCTGA
- a CDS encoding conserved hypothetical protein (Evidence 4 : Unknown function but conserved in other organisms) yields MDDPVQGDQLKSIVERIERLEEEKKTIADDIKEVYAEAKGNGYDVKVLRKVVALRKRDLDERKEEEAILDLYLQAVGETA; encoded by the coding sequence ATGGACGATCCGGTTCAGGGCGATCAGCTCAAGAGCATCGTGGAGCGCATCGAGCGCCTCGAGGAAGAGAAGAAGACGATCGCCGACGACATCAAGGAGGTCTATGCCGAGGCCAAGGGCAACGGCTACGACGTCAAGGTGCTGCGCAAGGTCGTGGCGCTGCGCAAGCGCGATCTCGACGAGCGCAAGGAAGAAGAGGCGATCCTCGACCTCTATCTGCAGGCGGTCGGCGAGACGGCCTGA
- the ykgO gene encoding 50S ribosomal subunit protein L36B, with amino-acid sequence MKIRNSLKSLRARHRDNQLVRRKGRVYIINKVQKRFKARQG; translated from the coding sequence ATGAAGATCCGCAATTCGCTGAAGTCGCTGCGTGCGCGCCATCGCGACAACCAGCTGGTGCGCCGCAAGGGCCGCGTCTATATCATCAACAAGGTCCAGAAGCGCTTCAAGGCGCGTCAGGGCTGA
- the hisE gene encoding Phosphoribosyl-ATP pyrophosphatase 2: MSDSLLRLHAAVLDARFRDPAISRTAKLFADGLPKMAKKVAEEAVELSLEALQGDRQAAIRESADLIYNLAVLWAALDLEPADIWQELDRRERLYGMAEKLPKGSNAQRRKAPRQRAATIVPLPR; this comes from the coding sequence ATGTCCGATTCGCTGCTCCGGCTCCATGCCGCCGTCCTCGACGCGCGTTTCCGCGATCCCGCCATATCGCGCACGGCGAAACTCTTCGCCGACGGCTTGCCCAAGATGGCGAAGAAGGTCGCGGAAGAGGCCGTCGAGCTCAGCCTTGAGGCCCTGCAAGGCGACCGGCAGGCGGCGATCCGCGAAAGCGCCGACCTGATCTACAATCTCGCGGTCCTCTGGGCGGCACTCGATCTTGAGCCAGCCGACATCTGGCAGGAGCTCGATCGCCGTGAACGTCTCTATGGGATGGCCGAGAAACTGCCGAAGGGAAGCAATGCGCAGCGGCGGAAGGCGCCCCGGCAGCGTGCTGCCACGATCGTGCCTCTGCCGCGGTGA
- a CDS encoding hypothetical protein (Evidence 5 : Unknown function), protein MRQDKETDHSRASEKGGNAPDAFKGLTGRDRKRFGLMGTDNEA, encoded by the coding sequence ATGCGACAAGACAAGGAGACGGACCATTCGCGCGCTTCAGAGAAAGGCGGGAATGCTCCGGATGCATTCAAGGGGCTGACAGGCCGGGACCGGAAGCGGTTCGGCCTCATGGGGACAGACAATGAAGCGTGA
- a CDS encoding TPR_REGION domain-containing protein: MGHYVMTGELLQISLFGACAVSSTEAGGFVVTGAKHRALLALLATAPFGRRTRAFLQETLWGATCYDTGRQSLRRALSDLRRIMGNTYEELIAGSNADLSLDLSRVRFLGHVSSGPFLEGLDIREPGFVAWAAAIRQNPGQLAGLFRGSQELFSPLLPVVAVLPFRALDGEHPTGVLGDWVAEEICRSLSRSHLLAVISHLSCRAMASAQVDITAVRNLLQADFCVTGTLRRSGGNLVLDSDFVDTRSGRILWTRQLAYGAERFLDASAEGIAAIVAAVGAAVAEQALVHVRSKVPAAIDDHNLLIAGIALMHRAVLRDFARARELLEEAARRAPYTPELHAWLGKWYVLSVFNGWSSDVAQETRHALDCTARALDIEPDNAFSLTIDGFAQNNLLRRLDIADVRYSAALERNPNAGLSWLLKGALHAFRDEGTSAVKATERARRLSPLDPFGYFYDSLNATAHLAMGDHQRALALADRSLSQNDRHLSTLRTKIVALHHLGRGQDAALAGQELLRRQPDFTVAGYQRSHPAAEYEFGRSAAAALRAAGIP; encoded by the coding sequence ATGGGGCATTACGTCATGACCGGGGAATTACTCCAGATCAGCCTGTTCGGGGCGTGCGCGGTATCATCGACGGAAGCCGGCGGCTTCGTCGTGACCGGCGCAAAGCACCGAGCCTTGCTGGCGTTGCTTGCAACGGCGCCTTTCGGGCGCCGCACGCGCGCGTTCCTTCAGGAAACGCTCTGGGGGGCCACCTGCTACGACACCGGGCGGCAGAGCCTTCGCCGGGCGCTTTCCGATCTCCGCCGCATCATGGGGAACACCTATGAGGAGTTGATCGCAGGCAGCAATGCCGATCTCTCCCTGGACCTCTCGCGGGTGCGGTTTCTCGGGCATGTCTCGTCCGGCCCATTCCTCGAGGGGCTCGACATCCGTGAGCCGGGTTTCGTTGCATGGGCGGCTGCCATTCGACAGAACCCCGGACAATTGGCGGGATTGTTCAGAGGCAGCCAGGAGCTCTTCTCTCCTTTGCTTCCGGTCGTGGCGGTCCTCCCGTTCCGGGCCCTGGACGGCGAGCATCCGACGGGTGTCCTGGGAGACTGGGTCGCGGAGGAAATCTGCCGGTCGCTCAGCCGCTCTCATCTGCTCGCGGTGATCTCGCATCTGTCCTGCCGGGCCATGGCATCGGCGCAGGTCGACATCACGGCTGTGCGAAACCTCTTGCAGGCTGATTTCTGCGTCACCGGGACGTTGCGGCGATCGGGCGGCAATCTGGTTCTGGATAGCGATTTCGTCGATACCCGCTCGGGACGCATCCTGTGGACGCGTCAGCTCGCCTATGGAGCCGAGCGCTTTCTTGACGCATCGGCGGAGGGCATTGCGGCCATCGTCGCGGCAGTTGGCGCTGCGGTCGCCGAGCAGGCGCTCGTCCATGTTCGGAGCAAGGTGCCGGCCGCCATCGACGATCACAACCTCCTGATCGCCGGGATCGCACTGATGCACCGTGCGGTCTTGCGGGATTTTGCTCGCGCCCGCGAACTCCTCGAAGAGGCCGCGCGCCGAGCGCCCTATACGCCCGAACTCCATGCCTGGCTCGGAAAATGGTATGTTCTCAGCGTCTTCAACGGCTGGAGTTCAGATGTCGCGCAGGAGACGCGGCACGCACTCGACTGCACGGCGCGCGCGCTGGACATCGAGCCCGACAACGCTTTCAGCCTGACGATCGACGGCTTTGCCCAGAATAATCTTTTGCGTCGCCTCGATATTGCCGATGTCCGCTACTCGGCCGCGCTGGAGCGGAACCCGAACGCCGGCTTGTCCTGGCTTCTCAAGGGCGCCCTGCATGCTTTCCGTGATGAGGGGACCTCGGCGGTCAAGGCGACGGAGCGTGCCCGCAGGCTCTCGCCCCTCGATCCCTTCGGCTATTTCTACGACTCGTTGAATGCGACCGCGCATCTGGCGATGGGCGATCATCAGCGTGCGCTCGCCTTGGCGGATCGCTCCCTCAGTCAAAACGATCGGCATTTGTCGACGCTGCGCACGAAGATCGTCGCTCTGCATCATCTGGGGCGGGGGCAGGATGCGGCTCTTGCCGGCCAGGAGCTTCTGCGCCGGCAGCCGGATTTCACGGTCGCGGGATACCAGCGCAGTCATCCGGCGGCAGAATACGAATTCGGTCGAAGCGCCGCAGCGGCGCTTCGCGCCGCAGGGATTCCGTGA
- a CDS encoding conserved hypothetical protein (Evidence 4 : Unknown function but conserved in other organisms), with protein sequence MGVVLVKTDKLSVFHPNTGKHAGTLELATTYEKDAQGNWRPPLIEWKWQGGALGPQNGRGLWKTDNGAYFLLEPAVFLQYSLILTNSRWVHAEEYRPWFRHDDTIRLLDGNFGKGRTTYFVWHCKVITSAG encoded by the coding sequence ATGGGCGTGGTGCTGGTCAAGACCGACAAGCTCAGCGTCTTTCATCCAAACACCGGCAAGCACGCCGGGACGCTGGAGCTTGCAACGACCTATGAAAAGGACGCACAAGGCAACTGGCGACCGCCCTTGATTGAATGGAAGTGGCAAGGGGGAGCACTTGGGCCTCAAAACGGCCGAGGACTCTGGAAGACGGACAACGGGGCGTATTTTTTGTTGGAGCCCGCAGTCTTCCTGCAATACTCTCTAATTCTGACGAATTCTCGCTGGGTGCACGCAGAGGAATATCGCCCCTGGTTCCGGCACGACGACACGATTAGACTGCTCGACGGGAACTTCGGAAAGGGCAGAACCACCTATTTCGTCTGGCACTGCAAGGTCATTACATCGGCAGGGTAA
- a CDS encoding hypothetical protein (Evidence 5 : Unknown function) → MGCRFRETSACLELVGYGLGASCQDADVFGYGGEEGSDLDAAWLHSPVVQAVSPTACR, encoded by the coding sequence ATGGGTTGTCGGTTCAGGGAAACGTCAGCCTGCCTTGAATTGGTTGGCTATGGCCTCGGTGCCTCGTGCCAGGACGCCGACGTCTTTGGCTATGGCGGTGAAGAGGGTTCCGATCTCGATGCGGCGTGGTTGCACAGCCCCGTCGTTCAGGCCGTCTCGCCGACCGCCTGCAGATAG
- a CDS encoding PAP2 superfamily protein: MSVLGGTGGTGGTGGTGGTGGTGGTGGTNLTGLGAFIGGTPVDPLEAQGLLISSQAIMHAAGTGEVEAPASLKMSNPANLMGFEGWVRSSLYLSEFLRHLDWKADTGSGSEAVSFSWRRPTFLTLHRPPMALFLEQVALMRDYMDLRGERSAEILTQLGYPIDYFAMILGLNAARNRFTFELVAATQVLTSHVAMIAKHHLACRRPDRLGTTVMPMISTPGHATFPSAHAAEAFAVATVIEGLLKAVKPMQHYPSTEKLVRLVFKQAERVAVNRTVAGVHFPIDSWAGAALGEAVGQVVLALCGAQAAKVTPRTYVARNIDFTVSAFRPDLWPGIPAEQADPNSTGLSRDTNGHGIPVRRSSLFDWLWQKSLDEFRLS, from the coding sequence ATGTCGGTACTTGGGGGCACAGGCGGAACAGGTGGCACAGGCGGGACTGGTGGGACAGGAGGTACCGGCGGGACGGGAGGAACAAACCTCACCGGACTAGGCGCATTCATCGGCGGGACCCCGGTCGATCCTCTGGAAGCTCAGGGCCTCCTGATCAGCAGCCAGGCCATTATGCACGCGGCAGGCACTGGCGAGGTCGAGGCGCCAGCCTCCTTGAAGATGTCGAACCCGGCCAATCTCATGGGTTTCGAGGGATGGGTGCGCTCATCGCTCTATCTCAGCGAGTTCCTGCGTCATCTCGATTGGAAGGCGGACACAGGCAGCGGATCGGAGGCTGTTTCTTTCTCATGGCGGAGGCCGACCTTCCTCACGCTGCACAGGCCGCCGATGGCGCTCTTCCTCGAGCAGGTCGCGCTGATGCGAGACTATATGGATCTGCGCGGCGAACGGTCAGCTGAAATCCTGACCCAGCTCGGCTATCCGATCGATTATTTCGCGATGATCCTCGGCCTCAACGCCGCGCGCAATCGATTCACTTTCGAGTTGGTCGCAGCCACGCAGGTCCTCACCTCCCACGTTGCGATGATCGCCAAGCACCATCTTGCGTGCCGGCGACCGGATCGGCTCGGAACGACGGTGATGCCGATGATCTCGACGCCCGGCCATGCGACTTTCCCGAGCGCGCATGCCGCCGAAGCCTTTGCAGTCGCAACCGTCATCGAAGGGCTGCTCAAGGCGGTGAAGCCGATGCAGCACTATCCGTCCACCGAAAAGCTGGTGAGGCTAGTGTTCAAGCAGGCCGAACGGGTCGCCGTGAACCGCACCGTGGCCGGCGTGCATTTTCCGATCGATAGCTGGGCGGGAGCCGCTCTGGGCGAGGCCGTGGGCCAGGTTGTCCTGGCCCTCTGCGGCGCACAAGCGGCCAAAGTGACGCCACGAACCTATGTCGCCCGGAATATCGACTTTACCGTGAGTGCTTTCCGGCCGGACCTGTGGCCTGGCATCCCGGCGGAACAGGCGGATCCCAACAGCACGGGTCTCTCGCGGGATACTAACGGGCATGGAATCCCCGTGCGCAGAAGCAGTCTCTTCGACTGGCTGTGGCAGAAGAGCCTCGACGAGTTTCGGCTCTCCTGA
- the ttuD gene encoding putative hydroxypyruvate reductase (Evidence 3 : Putative function from multiple computational evidences), whose protein sequence is MQDSITATARMRATARRIYEAAVARAHPAGCLPQHLPPAPATGRLILLAAGKAAGSMMALAEAHYLDGGLPPERLLGHAVARHGYTAPTRQIPMVAAGHPVPDQGSIDSAEQALALAASATADDLVLVLLSGGGSANWVAPAGALALAEKQAVNKALLRSGAPIGEMNIVRKRLSRIKGGRLALAAAPAQLLTLAISDVPGDESTAIASGPTVADPSTTAQARDIVARYGLALPPAARTLLDDPANETPKPGQPAFANSTFRIIARPADALLAARTTAEAAGYEVHDLGADVEGEAREVASAHAELARRLKREGRRAAILSGGELTVTLRGSGRGGPNQEYALALAIALAGESGIIALAGDTDGTDGGGGEATDPAGALIDPETLTRAAAIGLDPARCLADNDSTGFFEALGDLLQPGPTLTNVNDCRVILIEP, encoded by the coding sequence GTGCAGGATTCCATCACGGCAACGGCCAGAATGCGCGCGACGGCGCGCAGGATCTACGAGGCCGCCGTCGCCCGCGCCCACCCCGCCGGATGCCTGCCGCAGCATCTCCCACCTGCTCCCGCAACCGGGCGGCTGATCCTGCTTGCCGCCGGCAAGGCCGCGGGCAGCATGATGGCGCTGGCGGAGGCCCACTATCTCGACGGCGGCTTGCCGCCGGAGCGGCTTCTCGGCCATGCCGTCGCCCGTCACGGCTATACCGCGCCGACCCGCCAGATTCCGATGGTCGCCGCCGGCCATCCGGTTCCCGACCAGGGCAGCATAGACAGTGCCGAACAGGCCCTTGCCCTCGCCGCCTCCGCCACTGCGGATGATCTCGTCCTCGTGCTGCTCTCCGGCGGCGGCTCTGCCAATTGGGTGGCGCCGGCCGGCGCCCTCGCACTGGCCGAGAAGCAGGCCGTCAACAAGGCACTGCTGCGCTCCGGCGCGCCGATCGGCGAGATGAACATCGTCCGCAAGCGCCTCTCGCGCATCAAGGGCGGCCGGCTCGCGCTCGCCGCCGCACCGGCGCAGCTGCTGACCCTTGCGATCTCCGACGTGCCCGGCGACGAGTCGACGGCCATCGCCTCCGGGCCGACCGTCGCCGATCCCTCGACCACGGCGCAGGCTCGCGACATCGTCGCACGCTATGGGCTCGCGCTTCCTCCCGCTGCCCGCACCCTGCTCGACGACCCGGCGAACGAGACGCCGAAGCCCGGCCAACCCGCCTTCGCCAACAGCACGTTCCGCATCATCGCGCGCCCTGCCGATGCCCTTCTCGCGGCACGCACCACCGCCGAAGCCGCCGGCTACGAGGTCCATGACCTCGGCGCCGATGTCGAGGGCGAGGCCCGCGAGGTCGCTTCCGCCCATGCCGAACTGGCGCGACGGCTGAAGCGCGAGGGCCGCCGCGCCGCCATCCTGTCAGGCGGCGAACTCACCGTGACGCTGCGCGGCTCCGGCCGCGGCGGCCCCAATCAGGAATACGCCCTGGCGCTCGCTATCGCCCTTGCCGGTGAATCCGGCATCATCGCGCTCGCCGGCGATACCGACGGTACCGATGGCGGCGGCGGCGAGGCCACGGATCCCGCCGGCGCGCTGATCGACCCGGAAACTTTGACACGCGCCGCCGCAATCGGCCTTGATCCTGCCCGATGCCTCGCCGACAACGATTCGACCGGCTTCTTCGAAGCGCTCGGCGATTTGCTGCAGCCGGGACCGACGCTCACCAATGTCAATGACTGCCGCGTGATCCTGATCGAGCCGTGA
- a CDS encoding Tetratricopeptide repeat protein, with translation MMRYLQASAAVLCLAFAAFPGASASLAQTVPPQRPGAVAPSDKADNPVTPNLPPRGPAATLDRLFERLHDAATQEEAEGVARLIQRRWARSGSDTADLLMSRAQQALQEKQTELAIELLDRIISLQPNWAEGWNQRANALFLAGDPIRSMLDIGETLKREPRHYGAMMGLGMILRQQGDDKAAMVAFRRALVIYPQFDAVKKAVDSLKSEVDGRDA, from the coding sequence ATGATGCGTTATCTCCAGGCATCCGCCGCTGTCCTCTGTCTGGCATTCGCGGCCTTTCCCGGCGCGAGCGCGAGCCTTGCGCAAACAGTGCCGCCGCAGCGGCCCGGCGCCGTCGCGCCCTCGGACAAGGCGGACAACCCCGTCACGCCCAATCTGCCGCCGCGCGGCCCGGCTGCGACGCTCGACCGGCTGTTCGAAAGGCTGCATGACGCCGCGACGCAGGAGGAGGCCGAGGGCGTCGCCCGGCTGATCCAGCGTCGCTGGGCGCGTTCCGGCTCGGATACGGCCGATCTGCTGATGAGCCGGGCCCAGCAGGCCTTGCAGGAGAAGCAGACCGAGCTTGCGATCGAACTGCTCGATCGCATCATCAGCCTGCAGCCGAACTGGGCCGAGGGCTGGAACCAGCGCGCGAACGCGCTCTTCCTCGCCGGCGATCCTATCCGCTCGATGCTCGATATCGGCGAGACGCTGAAGCGCGAGCCGCGGCACTACGGCGCGATGATGGGGCTGGGCATGATTCTGCGCCAGCAGGGCGACGACAAGGCCGCCATGGTCGCCTTCCGCCGGGCGCTGGTGATCTATCCGCAGTTCGATGCGGTGAAGAAGGCGGTCGATTCGCTCAAGAGCGAAGTCGACGGCCGCGACGCCTGA
- a CDS encoding conserved hypothetical protein (Evidence 4 : Unknown function but conserved in other organisms): protein MRLSILPLFAAALMLGACGNTVEQRIGGAAVGAGTGAVVAGPVGAVVGGAAGAITGPSVTRAVRRASR from the coding sequence ATGCGCCTGTCGATCCTGCCCCTCTTTGCCGCCGCCCTGATGCTGGGAGCCTGCGGCAACACCGTCGAACAGCGCATCGGCGGCGCTGCGGTCGGCGCGGGTACGGGCGCGGTCGTCGCCGGCCCCGTCGGCGCCGTGGTCGGCGGTGCCGCCGGCGCGATCACGGGCCCGTCCGTCACTCGCGCGGTCCGCCGCGCCTCCCGCTGA
- a CDS encoding conserved hypothetical protein (Evidence 4 : Unknown function but conserved in other organisms) codes for MPNPIKTTDSCDARITLAPPRDLADFYLRWPEFRIVASEIAERETLSRTEREVMTWLLRLADRVGPRDLA; via the coding sequence ATGCCAAACCCGATCAAAACGACCGACTCTTGCGACGCTCGCATCACTCTGGCTCCGCCGCGCGATCTCGCCGATTTCTACCTGCGATGGCCGGAATTCCGGATCGTCGCCAGCGAAATCGCGGAACGCGAAACCCTCAGCAGGACCGAGCGAGAGGTCATGACGTGGTTGCTGCGGCTCGCGGATCGGGTCGGGCCGCGAGACCTCGCCTAG
- a CDS encoding DNA-binding transcriptional regulator, CsgD family encodes MGLTLIRFPLREERDDPLQQRIVELQREVGRLTTERDEALGTLDRLALGIMILDRNMHVTFANASARCLLEESNGPAGQKLGRFFARDPRDQQRLKQLVKSVLQAECISSELHQTNMILHGADGTPILSACVMPASSSCDERSNDKVLLALGRLETAPDLPDCVRQMFSLTDAETKYAIALVRGLSLAEEAEAQGVRVSTARTHLAHIFQKTNTHQQSQLVALLSATTPAFRSARLSGGRASGTSGHA; translated from the coding sequence GTGGGCCTGACGCTGATCCGGTTCCCTCTCAGGGAAGAGAGAGACGATCCGCTGCAGCAGCGGATCGTCGAACTGCAACGCGAGGTCGGTCGGCTTACAACCGAACGAGACGAGGCACTAGGTACACTGGATCGGCTTGCCCTGGGCATCATGATCCTTGATCGGAACATGCACGTCACCTTCGCCAATGCGAGCGCCAGGTGCCTTCTGGAGGAAAGCAACGGCCCGGCTGGCCAGAAATTGGGACGGTTCTTTGCGCGTGATCCGCGCGATCAGCAGCGCCTCAAGCAACTGGTCAAGAGCGTCTTGCAGGCCGAATGCATCTCGTCAGAACTTCACCAGACAAACATGATTTTGCATGGCGCCGATGGCACCCCGATACTGTCAGCTTGCGTAATGCCTGCTTCATCCTCATGCGACGAGCGCTCGAATGACAAGGTCTTGCTCGCATTGGGCCGGCTTGAAACAGCACCGGATTTGCCTGACTGCGTGCGGCAAATGTTCAGCCTGACCGATGCGGAAACCAAATACGCCATCGCTCTCGTGAGGGGGCTTTCCTTGGCGGAAGAGGCTGAAGCCCAGGGCGTCCGGGTGTCGACGGCACGCACTCACCTGGCGCACATATTCCAGAAGACAAACACCCACCAACAGAGTCAGCTTGTCGCGCTGCTGAGCGCCACGACACCTGCGTTTCGATCAGCCCGGCTTTCCGGCGGGCGAGCGTCAGGGACTTCAGGTCACGCGTAG
- a CDS encoding conserved exported hypothetical protein (Evidence 4 : Unknown function but conserved in other organisms): MRFSLTQRAGLLAACCIAAFAASARPAKADLRMCNTTSSRIGVAIGYRDAQGWTTEGWWNISPRGCETLLRGTLAARFYYVHAVDYDKGGEWTGKSVMCVRNKEFTIRGIEDCLARGYDRAGFFEVDTGEQKSWTIQLTDTGGAASPRP, encoded by the coding sequence GTGAGATTTTCCCTGACCCAGCGAGCAGGCCTTCTCGCCGCCTGCTGCATCGCCGCCTTCGCGGCCAGCGCCCGGCCGGCAAAAGCGGACCTGCGCATGTGCAACACGACCTCGAGCCGCATCGGCGTCGCGATCGGCTATCGCGACGCGCAGGGCTGGACGACGGAAGGCTGGTGGAACATCAGCCCGCGCGGCTGCGAGACGCTGCTGCGCGGCACGCTGGCGGCACGTTTCTACTATGTCCACGCTGTCGATTACGACAAGGGTGGCGAGTGGACCGGCAAATCGGTCATGTGCGTCCGCAACAAGGAATTCACGATTCGCGGCATCGAGGACTGCCTGGCGCGCGGCTATGATCGCGCCGGCTTCTTCGAGGTCGACACCGGCGAGCAGAAGAGCTGGACCATCCAGCTCACCGACACCGGCGGAGCCGCATCGCCGCGGCCCTGA